Proteins found in one Megachile rotundata isolate GNS110a chromosome 14, iyMegRotu1, whole genome shotgun sequence genomic segment:
- the LOC100879041 gene encoding uncharacterized protein LOC100879041, with protein sequence MRVAVILLAFVTALVSAQFNQDIDGGSPPRSLPAPLRSARFQRLPSARPAIPTQAALVNQRLAGARRPITFRPKGAEDSVATGPGALTSFKPLRPNLPNLPSGPPSLPQHVKPVNEEPEEDVRNRDTARDHSNQDDDSELSEEQSESQDESEENVPRAIANLGAVGSISRTSGPTAQSLPVQYRPQTSSLPTGRGGGIQATPAPQPVQYRPAPKPNKPRKPIEEPFKQQVKAPTKVVKTAQSYDGRGKKPVAQIIRRYRNDNPDGSITWGFENDDGSYKEEIIGIDCITRGKYGYIDPDGIRREYTYETGIKCDEEQRIEDEENGFVDYQENKLVLPDGKTIDLSSMGKKQGRRPNYVHRN encoded by the exons TTGTTGGCATTCGTCACCGCGTTGGTTTCGGCCCAATTTAACCAGGACATTGACGGTGGTTCGCCACCAAGGAGTTTACCAGCCCCTTTAAGATCAGCACGGTTCCAGAGGCTACCATCAGCCAGGCCAGCTATCCCAACGCAGGCTGCACTTGTAAATCAGCGACTTGCAGGTGCACGTCGACCTATTACATTCAG GCCCAAAGGAGCTGAAGATTCCGTAGCAACAGGTCCAGGAGCTTTAACGTCATTCAAGCCCTTACGACCTAACTTGCCCAATCTACCAAGTGGGCCACCATCCCTCCCTCAGCACGTAAAACCAGTGAACGAAGAGCCGGAGGAAGATGTGCGAAACCGAGATACGGCACGTGATCACAGTAACCAGGACGACGATTCGGAATTAAGCGAGGAACAGAGTGAGAGTCAAGACGAGAGCGAGGAGAACGTGCCACGTGCCATAGCAAATCTTGGAGCAGTTGGCTCGATATCCAGAACTTCTGGGCCCACAGCTCAATCACTTCCGGTACAGTACCGTCCTCAAACATCTTCACTGCCAACTGGCAGAGGGGGTGGAATACAAGCTACACCGGCTCCACAACCTGTACAGTACAGGCCAGCTCCTAAACCTAACAAACCCAGGAAACCTATAGAGGAGCCCTTCAAGCAACAAGTGAAAGCTCCTACAAAAGTTGTGAAGACTGCACAGTCTTATGATGGCCGTGGAAAGAAACCAGTTGCACAG ATTATCAGACGATATCGCAACGATAATCCGGATGGCTCAATCACTTGGGGCTTTGAGAATGACGATGGATCTTACAAAGAAGAAATAATTGGCATCGATTGCATCACTAGGGGTAAATATGGTTACATAGATCCAGACGGTATCCGACGTGAATACACTTACGAAACTGGCATTAAGTGTGACGAAGAACAACGCATAGAAGATGAAGAGAACGGGTTTGTCGATTATCAAGAAAACAAATTAGTACTCCCCGACGGCAAAACCATTGATCTTTCTAGCATGGGTAAAAAACAAGGACGCAGGCCTAATTACGttcacagaaattaa
- the LOC100877135 gene encoding CKLF-like MARVEL transmembrane domain-containing protein 4 isoform X2, giving the protein MVDHGFPGQHTTTTTVTTTTTTTQPTIRFDASYTRTLPGILKVAQVVLNLLGFICITVSSQSSSSRGGWFNTVAMGGFWFTGILLVFYLFHIIEKFSKIPWLKIFFGFCAMVAYGYDAWLKFQGARSGMLAQGQHTPKQVSTVASPAY; this is encoded by the exons ATGGTGGACCACGGATTCCCCGGTCAGCACACTACTACCACAACAGTAACCACTACTACCACTACAACACAACCAACTATTCGATTTGATGCTTCTTACACAAGAACATTACCTGGAATTCTTAAAGTTGCCCAAGTG GTTTTGAATCTTTTGGGATTCATATGCATCACAGTTTCCAGTCAAAGCAGTTCCAGTCGTGGAGGATGGTTCAACACAGTGGCAATGGGTGGTTTTTGGTTCACAGGGATACTGCTTGTCTTTTACCTGTTTCATATCattgaaaaattctcaaaaattccttGGCTAAAAATT TTCTTTGGATTTTGTGCCATGGTAGCTTACGGCTATGATGCCTGGCTGAAGTTCCAGGGAGCAAGGAGTGGTATGTTAGCACAGGGTCAGCATACTCCTAAACAAGTATCAACAGTTGCGAGTCCtgcatattaa
- the LOC100877135 gene encoding CKLF-like MARVEL transmembrane domain-containing protein 4 isoform X1: MVDHGFPGQHTTTTTVTTTTTTTQPTIRFDASYTRTLPGILKVAQVVLNLLGFICITVSSQSSSSRGGWFNTVAMGGFWFTGILLVFYLFHIIEKFSKIPWLKIEFIFCAIWTAFYLLAASLAADYARYVEAFGVAAFFGFCAMVAYGYDAWLKFQGARSGMLAQGQHTPKQVSTVASPAY, from the exons ATGGTGGACCACGGATTCCCCGGTCAGCACACTACTACCACAACAGTAACCACTACTACCACTACAACACAACCAACTATTCGATTTGATGCTTCTTACACAAGAACATTACCTGGAATTCTTAAAGTTGCCCAAGTG GTTTTGAATCTTTTGGGATTCATATGCATCACAGTTTCCAGTCAAAGCAGTTCCAGTCGTGGAGGATGGTTCAACACAGTGGCAATGGGTGGTTTTTGGTTCACAGGGATACTGCTTGTCTTTTACCTGTTTCATATCattgaaaaattctcaaaaattccttGGCTAAAAATT GAGTTCATATTTTGCGCAATTTGGACTGCTTTCTATTTATTAGCCGCTTCACTAGCAGCAGATTATGCTCGATACGTAGAGGCTTTTGGAGTTGCAGCA TTCTTTGGATTTTGTGCCATGGTAGCTTACGGCTATGATGCCTGGCTGAAGTTCCAGGGAGCAAGGAGTGGTATGTTAGCACAGGGTCAGCATACTCCTAAACAAGTATCAACAGTTGCGAGTCCtgcatattaa
- the mRpS25 gene encoding mitochondrial ribosomal protein S25, with translation MPFMLGKAPIRRSLKYLNAGRLILKDEIQIFSINYNTHGEHHKGIRDFIFWHLGQVQHKNPNVQVVTFKNITPTPFVKCYYRNGNTMLVDVDSKSKDDILMHLRQVVGKSSDVLSEEEIRHEKKDNPANFGVGCLRTCICVIPGQIPCPSIIPLPYHMRGKYIFQKKGEES, from the exons ATGCCGTTTATGCTTGGTAAAGCACCTATACGAAGGTCCTTAAAGTATTTAAATGCTGgtagattaattttaaaagacgAAATACAGatattttctattaattataacaCACATGGAGAACATCACAAAGGAATTAG ggattttatatTTTGGCATCTTGGCCAAGTTCAACATAAAAATCCAAACGTGCAGGTTGTTACTTTTAAAAACATAACACCAACACCTTTTGTAAAATGTTATTATC GCAATGGAAATACTATGTTGGTTGATGTAGATAGCAAATCTAAGGATGATATATTAATGCATCTTCGACAAGTAGTTGGCAAATCAAGTGATGTTCTGAGTGAAGAAGAGATACGTCATGAAAAGAAAGATAATCCTGCAAACTTTGGTGTTGGTTGTCTTCGAACCTGTATTTGTGTAATACCTGGTCAGATACCATGTCCCTCTATTATACCTTTACCATATCATATGCGTGGAAAATATATATTCCAAAAGAAGGGCGAGGAATCATAA
- the LOC100879267 gene encoding putative RNA-binding protein 18 yields MEPVVKVPLPLEPIKSNQVEDRRLWVGNLDLRINEYQLLKLVQKHGTIEKFDLLFHRSGPQAGQPRGYAFVTYKTIQDARAAKDALHNLKVGAKNIIVRWAHSVTESDMDKPKPKIDIPALAGAKKEDKRISRETAIQAIEAKLKLMKESEEEFELNKPLNGSPVIHLYQKSETPKPSTSTRYHNRSGHYHNNKPYNRHKPRR; encoded by the exons ATGGAG CCAGTTGTTAAAGTTCCTTTGCCACTAGAACCCATAAAATCAAATCAAGTGGAGGATAGAAGATTATGGGTGGGCAATTTAGATTTAAGAATTAACGAGTA CCAACTCCTAAAACTCGTCCAAAAACATGGAACAATCGAAAAGTTCGACCTCTTATTCCATCGATCGGGTCCACAAGCTGGTCAACCTAGAGGATACGCATTCGTTACCTATAAGACAATTCAAGATGCAAGAGCAGCCAAAGATGCTTTACATAATTTAAAAGTAGgagcaaaaaatattattgttagatGGGCTCATAGTGTGACAGAG tctGATATGGACAAGCCAAAGCCAAAAATAGATATACCTGCTTTAGCTGGAGCtaaaaaagaagataaaagAATAAG TCGAGAAACAGCAATTCAAGCTATAGAAGCAAagttaaaattgatgaaagaaTCAGAGGAGGAGTTTGAATTAAACAAACCTTTGAATGGGTCACCTGTAATACATTTATATCAAAAATCGGAAACTCCAAAACCGTCCACGTCAACCCGTTATCATAATCGAAGTGGTCATTATCATAACAATAAGCCATACAATCGTCATAAACCCAGAAGATAA
- the LOC100879379 gene encoding succinyl-CoA:glutarate CoA-transferase: MFTITSKWMKPKYLLNTYSFKNWQGLCTSTEDYKSPLSDVRVLDLTRIIAGPYCTMILGDLGAEILKVEKPGSGDEARKWGPPFIKDTQESVYFLSVNRNKKSICIDLKEGKDIIFELAKKCDVLVENYIPGKLKQMGLGYEDISKIAPHIIYCSLTGYGYEGPYANRPGYDVIAASVGGLLHITGEKDGPPCKVGVAVTDIATGLYAHGAILAALYQRKNTNKGQWIQCNLLATQVAGLINIGSNYLNAGKEAVRWGSEHESIVPYEAFPTKDGYMTVGTGSDIQFIDLAKRMQLTELLNSDKYKNNKARVENRNELLPLLRKKFKTKSNKEWALVFEGASFPYGPINTIGQVFEDPQIKHMKMVQDLEHSTGNRVKVVGPAVTYSYATNKARFAPPMLGQHTDDILKNILNYTDDEIKVLKKNKIVQ, encoded by the exons ATGTTTACTATTACATCAAAATGGATGAAACcaaagtatttattaaatacatatagTTTCAAGAATTGGCAAGGTTTATGTACAAGTACTGAAGATTACAAATCACCTTTGTCTGATGTGCGCGTGTTAGATTTAACACGAATTATTGCTGGTCCCTATTGTACTATGATTCTTGGAGATCTTGGTGCTGAGATTTTAAAAGTTGAGAAACCAGGTAGTGGAGACGAAGcacgaaaatggggtccaccaTTTATAAAAGACACACAAGAGTCAGTGTATTTTCTTAGTGTTAATAGGAACAAAAAGAGTATATGTATTGATCTGAAAGAAGGTAAAGACATAATCTTCGAATTAGCAAAAAAGTGTGATGTTCTGGTGGAAAATTATATTCCTGGAAAACTGAAGCAAATGGGTTTAGGGTATGAAGATATCTCTAAGATTGCACCTCATATTATATATTGTTCTCTGACTGGTTATGGATATGAAGGGCCTTATGCAAATAGACCAGGATATGATGTGATTGCTGCTTCAGTAGGAGGTTTGTTGCATATAACAGGTGAAAAAGATGGACCACCATGTAAAGTAGGAGTAGCAGTAACTGATATAGCTACAGGTTTATATGCTCATGGTGCTATATTAGCAGCACTATATCAAAGAAAAAATACTAATAAAGGACAATGGATTCAGTGTAATTTATTAGCAACACAAGTTGCtggtttaataaatattggatCAAATTACCTAAACGCTGGTAAAGAAGCAGTACGGTGGGGTTCTGAACATGAAAGTATTGTACCTTATGAAGCTTTTCCTACAAAAGATGGATATATGACTGTTGGAACTGGAAGTGATATACAATTTATAGATTTAGCAAAAAGAATGCAATTGACAGAATTACTTAATtctgataaatataaaaataacaaggCTAGAGTGGAAAACAGAAATGAATTGTTGCCACTTCTtagaaaaaaattcaaaacaaaATCTAATAAAGAATGGGCACTCGTATTTGAAGGTGCTTCATTTCCATATGGTCCAATAAATACAATAGGACAG GTTTTCGAAGATCCTCAGATAAAGCACATGAAAATGGTACAAGATTTGGAACATTCCACAGGGAACAGAGTTAAAGTTGTTGGCCCTGCTGTAACATACAGTTATGCCACGAATAAAGCTCGCTTTGCACCTCCTATGTTGGGACAACATACTgatgatatattaaaaaatattttaaattatactgatgatgaaataaaagttttaaagAAGAACAAAATAGTGCAATAG
- the Fbw5 gene encoding F-box and WD repeat domain containing 5 isoform X1, with amino-acid sequence MDSVEDGTENQENNDKNSVESKDESDCLSDMSEGYENWYCMPDTILLNIFQYLTPQELVIAGEVCKSWHRVSYDEFLWKDLFYQTYKISPNVGIMPGKTSWLGEFKRLTYHIPLLETEVLKEHSHQVLHVSFSHNGEMFATCSKDGYVFVWESQYPVSLKYHHDMKTFNWKYTQFSQFNSSDTLLLVSGVSFGTRLCTSGEIAVFRLAPGFDLQCRVTNKPHDIFGTWYSEHYLLSGNLCWLSHFVRSSLLWLNKATQESFSEHIPIMAQLFRFYNSNGLSIRTIMVANCLSPEQNESEEQQNEPSTSNATEEKENPLSHIDISSMSSIDTVQEQEEPVILRHASSRLQYSTLEGGFMNWKRLGDGFEYANPIQYTEEYRQVEMEKIAQENDEEDKNSQQDVKSESKESSNAENTNDTDELANNCEKYLIFTTGSKTYTPHQVGFKRIKKINFPTRLDPGPSLRERLAQREREREERQNEDIFNTNWVDYAALADKFDKVDHLIDLHGHIIGMGLSPDHRYLYVNTRPWPRGYVITNPLLPPPIAEEIDIHVIDLVTLKIVGSMLRTHKSYTSNNECFFIFLDVSDQYVASGAEDKHGYLWDRHYGVCLAKFPHLDVVNSVAFNPRDPEMLVTTSDDYTVKVWRSRNTVRELGLNEDSYPSGMEVRNRQKFQKSSRNIDPLKTIELPIKISV; translated from the exons ATGGACAGTGTTGAAGATGGCACAGAAAATCAagaaaataatgataaaaatagCGTTGAATCAAAGGATGAAAGCGATTGTTTGTCAGACATGAGTGAAGGATATGAAAACTGGTATTGTATGCCGGATACTATTCTGTTAAACATTTTTCAGTATTTAACACCGCAGGAACTGGTAATTGCTGGAGAAGTATGTAAATCGTGGCACAGAGTATCATATGATGAATTTCTTTGGAAAGATTTGTTCTACCAAACATACAAAATAAGTCCAAACGTCGGCATTATGCCAG GAAAAACTTCTTGGTTAGGAGAATTCAAACGTTTAACATATCATATACCACTTTTAGAAACAGAAGTTCTTAAAGAGCACTCTCATCAAGTATTACATGTTAGTTTTTCGCACAATGGAGAAATGTTTGCTACGTGTTCTAAAGACGGATATGTTTTT GTTTGGGAAAGTCAGTATCCTGTCAGCCTAAAATACCATCATGACATGAAAACATTTAATTGGAAATATACccaattttcacaatttaatTCATCTGATACTTTATTGCTTGTATCTGGTGTAAGCTTTGGAACTCGTCTTTGCACCTCGGGTGAAATAGCAGTATTTAGATTAGCAC CTGGTTTTGATCTTCAGTGTAGAGTTACAAATAAACCTCATGACATATTTGGTACATGGTACAGTGAGCATTATCTTTTAAGTGGAAATTTATGTTGGTTATCACACTTTGTTAGATCTAGTCTTTTATGGCTTAATAAAGCAACCCAAGAGTCATTTAGTGAACATATTCCTATTATGGCACAACTTTTTAg attttataatAGTAATGGTTTGTCAATTCGAACAATAATGGTAGCTAATTGCTTGTCACCTGAACAGAATGAATCTGAAGAGCAACAGAATGAACCTTCAACCTCTAATGCTacagaagaaaaggaaaatccATTAAGCCATATAGATATTTCATCTATGTCTTCTATTGATACTGTTCAAGAACAAGAGGAACCAGTTATTCTTCGACATGCATCATCTAGATTACA GTACAGTACATTGGAAGGTGGATTTATGAATTGGAAAAGACTCGGTGATGGTTTTGAATATGCTAATCCTATACAATACACTGAAGAATATAGACAAGTAGAAATGGAAAAAATAGCTCAGGAAAATGATGAAGAAGATAAAAATTCCCAACAGGATGTAAAAAGTGAATCTAAAG AGTCATCAAACGCAGAGAATACAAATGATACAGACGAATTAGCAAATAATTGTGAAAAATATCTTATTTTCACAACTGGATCAAAAACTTATACACCACATCAAGTTGGTTTCAAGAGAATAAAGAAGATCAATTTTCCTACAAGATTAGATCCTGGGCCGTCATTACGTGAAAGATTAGCTCAACGAGAAAGAGAACGTGAAGAAAGACAAAATGAAGACATATTTAATACTAATTGGGTGGATTATGCTGCTCTAGCtgataaatttgataaagtAGATCATTTAATTGATTTGCATGGGCACATTATAGGAATGGGCCTTTCTCCAGATCATAG GTATTTGTACGTAAACACAAGACCATGGCCACGAGGTTATGTCATTACGAACCCATTACTACCTCCACCAATAGCCGAAGAAATTGATATACATGTAATTGATTTAGTGACGCTAAAAATAGTTGGCTCTATGTTAAGAACACATAAGTCGTATACTTCAAATAAtgaatgtttctttatttttcttgaCGTATCTGATCAATATGTAGCAAg tgGTGCTGAAGATAAACATGGCTATCTTTGGGATAGACATTATGGTGTATGTTTagcaaaattcccacatttggATGTCGTGAATTCGGTTGCCTTCAATCCACGCGATCCAGAAATGTTAGTTACAACTAGTGACGATTACACTGTTAAAGTATGGCGTAGTCGCAACACAGTCAGAGAATTAGGATTGAACGAAGATTCTTATCCTAGCGGTATGGAAGTaagaaacagacaaaagtttcAAAAAAGTAGTAGAAATATTGATCCATTAAAAACGATTGAACTTCCTATTAAAATCTCTGTTTAA
- the Fbw5 gene encoding F-box and WD repeat domain containing 5 isoform X2, translating into MFATCSKDGYVFVWESQYPVSLKYHHDMKTFNWKYTQFSQFNSSDTLLLVSGVSFGTRLCTSGEIAVFRLAPGFDLQCRVTNKPHDIFGTWYSEHYLLSGNLCWLSHFVRSSLLWLNKATQESFSEHIPIMAQLFRFYNSNGLSIRTIMVANCLSPEQNESEEQQNEPSTSNATEEKENPLSHIDISSMSSIDTVQEQEEPVILRHASSRLQYSTLEGGFMNWKRLGDGFEYANPIQYTEEYRQVEMEKIAQENDEEDKNSQQDVKSESKESSNAENTNDTDELANNCEKYLIFTTGSKTYTPHQVGFKRIKKINFPTRLDPGPSLRERLAQREREREERQNEDIFNTNWVDYAALADKFDKVDHLIDLHGHIIGMGLSPDHRYLYVNTRPWPRGYVITNPLLPPPIAEEIDIHVIDLVTLKIVGSMLRTHKSYTSNNECFFIFLDVSDQYVASGAEDKHGYLWDRHYGVCLAKFPHLDVVNSVAFNPRDPEMLVTTSDDYTVKVWRSRNTVRELGLNEDSYPSGMEVRNRQKFQKSSRNIDPLKTIELPIKISV; encoded by the exons ATGTTTGCTACGTGTTCTAAAGACGGATATGTTTTT GTTTGGGAAAGTCAGTATCCTGTCAGCCTAAAATACCATCATGACATGAAAACATTTAATTGGAAATATACccaattttcacaatttaatTCATCTGATACTTTATTGCTTGTATCTGGTGTAAGCTTTGGAACTCGTCTTTGCACCTCGGGTGAAATAGCAGTATTTAGATTAGCAC CTGGTTTTGATCTTCAGTGTAGAGTTACAAATAAACCTCATGACATATTTGGTACATGGTACAGTGAGCATTATCTTTTAAGTGGAAATTTATGTTGGTTATCACACTTTGTTAGATCTAGTCTTTTATGGCTTAATAAAGCAACCCAAGAGTCATTTAGTGAACATATTCCTATTATGGCACAACTTTTTAg attttataatAGTAATGGTTTGTCAATTCGAACAATAATGGTAGCTAATTGCTTGTCACCTGAACAGAATGAATCTGAAGAGCAACAGAATGAACCTTCAACCTCTAATGCTacagaagaaaaggaaaatccATTAAGCCATATAGATATTTCATCTATGTCTTCTATTGATACTGTTCAAGAACAAGAGGAACCAGTTATTCTTCGACATGCATCATCTAGATTACA GTACAGTACATTGGAAGGTGGATTTATGAATTGGAAAAGACTCGGTGATGGTTTTGAATATGCTAATCCTATACAATACACTGAAGAATATAGACAAGTAGAAATGGAAAAAATAGCTCAGGAAAATGATGAAGAAGATAAAAATTCCCAACAGGATGTAAAAAGTGAATCTAAAG AGTCATCAAACGCAGAGAATACAAATGATACAGACGAATTAGCAAATAATTGTGAAAAATATCTTATTTTCACAACTGGATCAAAAACTTATACACCACATCAAGTTGGTTTCAAGAGAATAAAGAAGATCAATTTTCCTACAAGATTAGATCCTGGGCCGTCATTACGTGAAAGATTAGCTCAACGAGAAAGAGAACGTGAAGAAAGACAAAATGAAGACATATTTAATACTAATTGGGTGGATTATGCTGCTCTAGCtgataaatttgataaagtAGATCATTTAATTGATTTGCATGGGCACATTATAGGAATGGGCCTTTCTCCAGATCATAG GTATTTGTACGTAAACACAAGACCATGGCCACGAGGTTATGTCATTACGAACCCATTACTACCTCCACCAATAGCCGAAGAAATTGATATACATGTAATTGATTTAGTGACGCTAAAAATAGTTGGCTCTATGTTAAGAACACATAAGTCGTATACTTCAAATAAtgaatgtttctttatttttcttgaCGTATCTGATCAATATGTAGCAAg tgGTGCTGAAGATAAACATGGCTATCTTTGGGATAGACATTATGGTGTATGTTTagcaaaattcccacatttggATGTCGTGAATTCGGTTGCCTTCAATCCACGCGATCCAGAAATGTTAGTTACAACTAGTGACGATTACACTGTTAAAGTATGGCGTAGTCGCAACACAGTCAGAGAATTAGGATTGAACGAAGATTCTTATCCTAGCGGTATGGAAGTaagaaacagacaaaagtttcAAAAAAGTAGTAGAAATATTGATCCATTAAAAACGATTGAACTTCCTATTAAAATCTCTGTTTAA